A genomic segment from Aegilops tauschii subsp. strangulata cultivar AL8/78 chromosome 1, Aet v6.0, whole genome shotgun sequence encodes:
- the LOC109768970 gene encoding blue copper protein 1a-like has translation MRTQSVMASKQMLVAVFAVAFLPVLAVATEHLVGDDKGWTLNFNYTAWAETKQFVVGDTLVFKYGSPAHNLVEVGGPDFVACTQTAGAVVRTSGEDRLALDTAGRRWFFCGVGPHCKSGMKLKITVLDTAAPTPQPAPTNPASKLQARFGETAGAVTALAAAMLVL, from the exons ATGCGTACTCAGTCAGTGATGGCGTCCAAGCAGATGCTTGTCGCGGTGTTCGCTGTGGCCTTCCTCCCGGTGCTCGCCGTCGCCACGGAGCACTTGGTCGGCGACGACAAGGGCTGGACCCTCAACTTCAACTACACGGCCTGGGCCGAGACCAAGCAGTTCGTCGTCGGCGACACGCTAG TGTTCAAGTACGGGAGCCCAGCCCACAATCTGGTGGAGGTGGGCGGTCCAGACTTCGTCGCGTGCACCCAGACGGCCGGCGCGGTCGTCAGGACCTCCGGCGAGGACCGTCTCGCGCTCGACACGGCTGGACGCCGGTGGTTCTTCTGCGGCGTCGGCCCGCACTGCAAGAGCGGCATGAAGCTCAAGATCACCGTCCTCGACACCGCCGCGCCGACTCCCCAGCCTGCCCCGACCAACCCTGCCAGCAAGCTGCAGGCGCGCTTTGGTGAGACGGCGGGCGCGGTCACCGCGCTCGCCGCAGCCATGCTCGTGCTCTAG